The sequence CTGCTTCGGAAACGAAGCATGGTCCTCAAACAGCAAAGAGGTTTCCTTCAACGTGCATGGAATTGTCTACGTCCCTGAGTCCGAACTTCCAACCGATCCCTTGGAGACTGAAGGTCTGTTTACCGCCACCCACATGTGAATATTACCTTATTCGAGGAGCATTCGCTGAAATCCTTACCAGTGAAGAAATTGTCTCAAGAGCTCGCCCACGTGAAGGATGAGCAGCAGTATATCATCGTCCGCGAACGCACCCACAGAAATACCGCCGAAAGTACGAATGCTAGAGTAAAATGGTGGAGTCTTTTCCAATTGGGCGTGCTCATTTCAAACGGCATTTTCCAGGTCTGGTGGTTGAAGAGGTTCTTCGAGGTATGATGGCTTTGGACCAGCTGTCCAGTCCCCTTTATGCAGCAAGACTAACAGACTATGCTGTTCAGGTTAAACGTGTGgtttaatttttcttctgagcGAAATACCGCAATGATTATCATGTGGAATGAATGTTCACTAGAGGATTCGTGCGTTTATGTACGGGAGTAATTAAAGTTGGTTTTCTTCTCTAGGGCCTGAATTGATTTCAGGGGTTCTCTATTCGAGATTGACTCCCTTCTGTCTCATTAATATCTGTATtgtcttttcctttttccttttttttcccccttttacCTTAATATGGATGGGTTTACCGGTAAGGCACAGGCGCTTCTGGTGCTTATGATGAGATATTTATTTGTCCAAACTCGCCGTCTTTTGTTGATACGGCCTTAGCCGATGTCGCAGTCTATCAAAGTATCGGTCGGCCATACGCCAGACTTTCGATGATTGCCCACATATTTATCAGTGACTTCCAGCACATTTTTGATTTACGTATTTCTGCATTGGAGGAATATCTTGGCGCGGTCGAGAACCTTGTGGTTACACAAAAATGGACGCCTAGCCCCAAGAGCCGAAGTCTGATATCCCTTACCTGGATGTGCCGTACGGATCGTTACTCTTGTCGTGGGATTCGAAATACTTATTCCCTGTCGCGATGTGAGAATTTATGCATTTACAATCGCATTCCATATACACTTGGCCATCTACATTTCTTTTCATCGGCATGGACAATCTTAATACTCTCATCACGCCGTTGAGCGGATCCAGCGACGATGACCTCCTCCGTTTCTGCTGGGGTTTCCAGGACTGCTGGAGCTGTCTGAAAGCATCAAGCTCCTGTAGTTGGTGTCCATTCGTACGTTGAAATCTCTCCTTCTCCACAATATCTGTATTTTCTTTATCAATGCCTGGC is a genomic window of Coccidioides posadasii str. Silveira chromosome 3, complete sequence containing:
- the EMP24 gene encoding p24 complex component (SECRETED:SignalP(1-21)~BUSCO:399810at4751~EggNog:ENOG410PHTG~COG:U~TransMembrane:1 (n6-16c21/22o173-193i)~BUSCO:13658at33183); amino-acid sequence: MRFSPSTYLVVILGWIGVVSSHNILLRAHSRECFFEQLRSGDQMTVTFQTGDREFGGSDNLDINFWIEDPAGHHQYSKSSVSSDEYSFTATRDGKYVYCFGNEAWSSNSKEVSFNVHGIVYVPESELPTDPLETEVKKLSQELAHVKDEQQYIIVRERTHRNTAESTNARVKWWSLFQLGVLISNGIFQVWWLKRFFEVKRVV